The Nothobranchius furzeri strain GRZ-AD chromosome 6, NfurGRZ-RIMD1, whole genome shotgun sequence genome includes a region encoding these proteins:
- the pcdh18a gene encoding protocadherin-18a isoform X1, whose translation MTGLFLTVATVVALAAHHAAGKTLKYQIYEEQKVGTVIARLKEDVADVLAKLPSSVSLRFRVMQRGNSNFLSVREQDGEISIRTKIDREKLCDKSLNCLIQFDVLTLPTEHLQLFHVEVEVLDINDNAPQFARAVIPIEISESAAVGARIPLDSATDPDVGENSLYTYALEPNNFFKIDIQSRSDGVKYAELVVLRELDREERSTYELQYTASDRGVPPRTGSTLLKINVADSNDNSPVFEKSSYVINLPENSPVGTLLIDLNATDADDGTNAKILYSFSNHVSPKIMETFKINPDSGHLTLIRRLDYEVLNSYDIDVQAQDMGPNSMPAHCKILVKVVDVNDNKPDISIDLMSTQGNGDAAYISESSLLETFVAFVRVEDLDSGLNGEVECKLHSQGFFKLQKKYENNYMILTNVSLDREKRSEFSLTVVAEDHGTPSLSTVKHFTVHVTDENDNPPRFEKGRYEIFKSENNAPGAYLTSIMATDPDLDANGQVSYSILENSIHGSPISTFVTIDPSNGAIYALRTFDREDLSQISFVVQAKDAGKPALTSNATVTLNILDENDNPPVIIMPQLWNFTANVPASKFTEAGQLVTVVKATDRDTGVNAELICSIVNGNEEGFFLIDPRTCEIHANASLENFPHEHVELTVVVRDQGSESLSAKAVLKITLYENIEGHVELIDPGASSFDSSMIIIISLVVICAVLLVIMVVFAAHCNREKKDTRHSYNCRVAESTHQHHPKKPTRQIHKGDITLVPTVNGTLPIRAHHRSPSATPPMERAQIGSRQNQNSRQSLNSLVTISSNHIPESFALELAHATPPVEQVSQLLSMLHQGQYQPRPSFRGNKYSRSYRYALQDMDKFSLKDSGRGDSEAGDSDCEMGRESPVDRLLLGEGFSDLMHLEMHHRLHPAMRLCTDECRILGHSDRCWMPPLASPTSSADYRNNMYIPGEESSQQPQLEDDQSSVDSENRKSFSTFGKESGGDELGAGGGGEVCAAGGGTGSLLTEMNSVFQRLLPPNMDSYTECTETSPPSSLSTTERGSCRSGNAAGNHSNSAVPQDNRRGLLPGGKGPAYPPGVAAWAASTHYLNPGSGSVGSNHVSSTSSSSSSSSSSSSNSTPASTNGQPPHLKWLPAMEEIPENYEEDDFDGVFHQGHPSGKRSESRHESGMDASELAHEINKLLQDVRQN comes from the exons ATGACGGGGCTTTTTCTGACAGTTGCGACTGTTGTGGCGCTGGCGGCGCATCACGCGGCCGGTAAGACTCTGAAATACCAGATCTACGAGGAGCAGAAGGTCGGCACCGTTATTGCACGTTTGAAAGAAGACGTCGCGGATGTGTTAGCCAAACTTCCCAGCTCGGTCTCCCTCCGTTTCAGAGTTATGCAGCGGGGGAACTCGAATTTCCTGAGCGTGCGTGAGCAGGACGGAGAAATCAGCATCAGGACCAAGATCGACCGCGAGAAACTCTGCGACAAGAGTCTGAACTGTCTAATCCAGTTTGACGTTCTGACGCTCCCCACGGAGCACCTTCAGCTGTTTCACGTGGAGGTGGAGGTGCTGGACATCAACGACAACGCGCCCCAGTTTGCCCGCGCCGTCATCCCCATCGAGATCTCCGAGAGCGCGGCCGTGGGAgcgcgcattccactggacagcgCCACGGACCCCGACGTGGGTGAGAACTCGCTGTACACATACGCGCTGGAGCCCAACAACTTCTTCAAGATCGACATTCAGTCCAGGAGTGACGGGGTTAAGTACGCGGAGCTAGTGGTGCTCAGGGAGCTGGATCGGGAGGAGCGCTCCACTTACGAGCTCCAGTACACCGCCTCTGACAGGGGCGTTCCCCCGAGGACAGGCTCGACCCTCCTCAAGATCAATGTGGCTGACTCAAACGATAACAGCCCGGTGTTCGAGAAGTCCTCATATGTCATCAACCTGCCCGAAAACTCACCTGTTGGCACGCTGCTCATTGATTTGAACGCCACAGACGCGGATGACGGCACAAACGCCAAAATCCTCTACTCCTTCAGCAATCACGTGTCGCCCAAAATCATGGAGACATTCAAAATCAACCCTGACAGCGGTCACCTGACCCTCATCAGGCGTCTGGACTACGAGGTGCTGAACTCTTACGACATTGACGTGCAAGCGCAGGATATGGGCCCCAACTCCATGCCCGCTCACTGCAAGATCCTGGTCAAAGTTGTGGACGTGAACGACAACAAACCAGACATCAGCATCGATCTCATGTCCACTCAGGGGAACGGAGACGCGGCGTACATATCTGAGTCGTCGCTGCTGGAAACCTTCGTAGCCTTCGTGAGGGTCGAGGACCTGGACTCTGGGCTGAATGGAGAGGTAGAGTGTAAGCTCCACAGTCAAGGGTTTTTCAAGCTGCAGAAGAAATACGAGAACAACTACATGATTTTAACCAACGTGTCTTTGGACAGAGAGAAAAGGTCAGAGTTCAGCTTGACTGTGGTGGCTGAGGACCACGGGACACCCAGCCTCTCCACCGTCAAACACTTTACTGTGCATGTAACTGACGAAAATGACAACCCGCCCCGCTTTGAGAAGGGACGATACGAGATCTTCAAATCAGAGAACAACGCCCCGGGAGCATACCTGACATCCATCATGGCCACTGATCCTGATCTGGATGCCAACGGGCAGGTGAGCTACTCCATCTTGGAGAACTCTATTCACGGGAGTCCCATCTCCACCTTTGTGACCATTGACCCCTCTAATGGTGCCATCTATGCACTGCGTACATTTGACCGTGAGGATTTGAGTCAGATCTCTTTTGTCGTGCAAGCCAAAGACGCAGGAAAACCTGCACTGACCAGCAATGCCACCGTGACTCTGAACATCCTGGATGAAAACGACAACCCTCCGGTCATCATAATGCCCCAGTTGTGGAATTTTACAGCAAATGTTCCTGCATCAAAGTTTACAGAGGCTGGGCAGTTGGTGACAGTTGTCAAGGCGACCGATCGCGACACAGGGGTCAACGCTGAGCTCATTTGCTCCATTGTCAATGGCAACGAGGAGGGATTCTTCCTCATTGACCCAAGAACATGTGAGATCCACGCCAACGCTAGTCTGGAGAACTTCCCTCATGAGCATGTCGAGCTTACAGTGGTGGTCAGAGATCAGGGAAGTGAAAGCCTCAGTGCCAAGGCTGTTCTGAAGATTACCCTCTATGAGAACATCGAGGGCCACGTGGAGCTGATCGATCCGGGGGCATCCTCCTTCGATTCgtccatgatcatcatcatctctTTGGTGGTCATTTGTGCTGTGCTCCTGGTCATCATGGTGGTGTTTGCTGCCCACTGCAACCGGGAGAAGAAGGACACCAGGCACTCCTACAACTGTCGGGTTGCAGAATCCACCCACCAGCACCACCCCAAGAAGCCCACGCGGCAAATCCACAAAGGCGACATCACCCTGGTTCCCACGGTGAATGGCACCCTCCCAATCAGAGCGCACCACCGCTCACCCTCGGCCACGCCTCCCATGGAGCGAGCCCAGATTGGAAGCCGGCAGAACCAAAACAGCCGGCAGTCCCTAAACAGCCTGGTGACCATCTCATCCAATCACATCCCAGAGAGCTTTGCCCTGGAACTGGCGCACGCTACCCCACCTGTAGAG CAAGTCTCACAGCTTCTGTCCATGCTCCATCAGGGCCAGTACCAGCCCAGACCCAGTTTCCGTGGCAACAAATACTCCCGCAGCTACAG GTATGCATTGCAGGACATGGACAAGTTCAGCCTGAAGGACAGTGGCCGTGGGGACAGTGAGGCGGGGGACAGCGACTGCGAGATGGGGCGGGAATCCCCTGTGGACAGGCTGCTGCTAGGGGAGGGCTTTTCTGACTTAATGCACCTCGAAATGCACCATCGACTGCACCCAG CTATGAGACTGTGCACGGATGAATGTCGCATCTTGGGACACTCTGACCGGTGCTGGATGCCCCCTCTCGCCTCCCCCACTTCCTCTGCCGACTATCGCAACAACATGTACATCCCCGGGGAGGAGTCCTCGCAGCAACCCCAGCTCGAAGACGACCAGTCGTCAGTGGACTCGGAGAACCGTAAAAGCTTCTCCACTTTTGGCAAGGAGTCTGGTGGTGACGAGCTGGGGGCTGGAGGGGGTGGGGAGGTTTGTGCAGCTGGGGGAGGGACTGGCTCCCTCCTCACAGAAATGAACTCTGTGTTCCAGCGACTCCTACCCCCTAACATGGACTCCTACACTGAGTGCACTGAAACGAGCCCACCCTCGTCCTTATCGACCACTGAAAGAGGAAGCTGTCGTAGTGGCAATGCTGCCGGTAACCATAGTAACAGTGCTGTTCCTCAGGACAACCGCAGAGGGTTGTTGCCAGGTGGCAAAGGTCCTGCTTACCCCCCAGGTGTGGCAGCATGGGCTGCCAGTACCCATTACCTAAATCCAGGAAGTGGATCTGTAGGGAGCAACCATGTTTcctccacatcatcatca
- the pcdh18a gene encoding protocadherin-18a isoform X2, whose translation MTGLFLTVATVVALAAHHAAGKTLKYQIYEEQKVGTVIARLKEDVADVLAKLPSSVSLRFRVMQRGNSNFLSVREQDGEISIRTKIDREKLCDKSLNCLIQFDVLTLPTEHLQLFHVEVEVLDINDNAPQFARAVIPIEISESAAVGARIPLDSATDPDVGENSLYTYALEPNNFFKIDIQSRSDGVKYAELVVLRELDREERSTYELQYTASDRGVPPRTGSTLLKINVADSNDNSPVFEKSSYVINLPENSPVGTLLIDLNATDADDGTNAKILYSFSNHVSPKIMETFKINPDSGHLTLIRRLDYEVLNSYDIDVQAQDMGPNSMPAHCKILVKVVDVNDNKPDISIDLMSTQGNGDAAYISESSLLETFVAFVRVEDLDSGLNGEVECKLHSQGFFKLQKKYENNYMILTNVSLDREKRSEFSLTVVAEDHGTPSLSTVKHFTVHVTDENDNPPRFEKGRYEIFKSENNAPGAYLTSIMATDPDLDANGQVSYSILENSIHGSPISTFVTIDPSNGAIYALRTFDREDLSQISFVVQAKDAGKPALTSNATVTLNILDENDNPPVIIMPQLWNFTANVPASKFTEAGQLVTVVKATDRDTGVNAELICSIVNGNEEGFFLIDPRTCEIHANASLENFPHEHVELTVVVRDQGSESLSAKAVLKITLYENIEGHVELIDPGASSFDSSMIIIISLVVICAVLLVIMVVFAAHCNREKKDTRHSYNCRVAESTHQHHPKKPTRQIHKGDITLVPTVNGTLPIRAHHRSPSATPPMERAQIGSRQNQNSRQSLNSLVTISSNHIPESFALELAHATPPVEGQYQPRPSFRGNKYSRSYRYALQDMDKFSLKDSGRGDSEAGDSDCEMGRESPVDRLLLGEGFSDLMHLEMHHRLHPAMRLCTDECRILGHSDRCWMPPLASPTSSADYRNNMYIPGEESSQQPQLEDDQSSVDSENRKSFSTFGKESGGDELGAGGGGEVCAAGGGTGSLLTEMNSVFQRLLPPNMDSYTECTETSPPSSLSTTERGSCRSGNAAGNHSNSAVPQDNRRGLLPGGKGPAYPPGVAAWAASTHYLNPGSGSVGSNHVSSTSSSSSSSSSSSSNSTPASTNGQPPHLKWLPAMEEIPENYEEDDFDGVFHQGHPSGKRSESRHESGMDASELAHEINKLLQDVRQN comes from the exons ATGACGGGGCTTTTTCTGACAGTTGCGACTGTTGTGGCGCTGGCGGCGCATCACGCGGCCGGTAAGACTCTGAAATACCAGATCTACGAGGAGCAGAAGGTCGGCACCGTTATTGCACGTTTGAAAGAAGACGTCGCGGATGTGTTAGCCAAACTTCCCAGCTCGGTCTCCCTCCGTTTCAGAGTTATGCAGCGGGGGAACTCGAATTTCCTGAGCGTGCGTGAGCAGGACGGAGAAATCAGCATCAGGACCAAGATCGACCGCGAGAAACTCTGCGACAAGAGTCTGAACTGTCTAATCCAGTTTGACGTTCTGACGCTCCCCACGGAGCACCTTCAGCTGTTTCACGTGGAGGTGGAGGTGCTGGACATCAACGACAACGCGCCCCAGTTTGCCCGCGCCGTCATCCCCATCGAGATCTCCGAGAGCGCGGCCGTGGGAgcgcgcattccactggacagcgCCACGGACCCCGACGTGGGTGAGAACTCGCTGTACACATACGCGCTGGAGCCCAACAACTTCTTCAAGATCGACATTCAGTCCAGGAGTGACGGGGTTAAGTACGCGGAGCTAGTGGTGCTCAGGGAGCTGGATCGGGAGGAGCGCTCCACTTACGAGCTCCAGTACACCGCCTCTGACAGGGGCGTTCCCCCGAGGACAGGCTCGACCCTCCTCAAGATCAATGTGGCTGACTCAAACGATAACAGCCCGGTGTTCGAGAAGTCCTCATATGTCATCAACCTGCCCGAAAACTCACCTGTTGGCACGCTGCTCATTGATTTGAACGCCACAGACGCGGATGACGGCACAAACGCCAAAATCCTCTACTCCTTCAGCAATCACGTGTCGCCCAAAATCATGGAGACATTCAAAATCAACCCTGACAGCGGTCACCTGACCCTCATCAGGCGTCTGGACTACGAGGTGCTGAACTCTTACGACATTGACGTGCAAGCGCAGGATATGGGCCCCAACTCCATGCCCGCTCACTGCAAGATCCTGGTCAAAGTTGTGGACGTGAACGACAACAAACCAGACATCAGCATCGATCTCATGTCCACTCAGGGGAACGGAGACGCGGCGTACATATCTGAGTCGTCGCTGCTGGAAACCTTCGTAGCCTTCGTGAGGGTCGAGGACCTGGACTCTGGGCTGAATGGAGAGGTAGAGTGTAAGCTCCACAGTCAAGGGTTTTTCAAGCTGCAGAAGAAATACGAGAACAACTACATGATTTTAACCAACGTGTCTTTGGACAGAGAGAAAAGGTCAGAGTTCAGCTTGACTGTGGTGGCTGAGGACCACGGGACACCCAGCCTCTCCACCGTCAAACACTTTACTGTGCATGTAACTGACGAAAATGACAACCCGCCCCGCTTTGAGAAGGGACGATACGAGATCTTCAAATCAGAGAACAACGCCCCGGGAGCATACCTGACATCCATCATGGCCACTGATCCTGATCTGGATGCCAACGGGCAGGTGAGCTACTCCATCTTGGAGAACTCTATTCACGGGAGTCCCATCTCCACCTTTGTGACCATTGACCCCTCTAATGGTGCCATCTATGCACTGCGTACATTTGACCGTGAGGATTTGAGTCAGATCTCTTTTGTCGTGCAAGCCAAAGACGCAGGAAAACCTGCACTGACCAGCAATGCCACCGTGACTCTGAACATCCTGGATGAAAACGACAACCCTCCGGTCATCATAATGCCCCAGTTGTGGAATTTTACAGCAAATGTTCCTGCATCAAAGTTTACAGAGGCTGGGCAGTTGGTGACAGTTGTCAAGGCGACCGATCGCGACACAGGGGTCAACGCTGAGCTCATTTGCTCCATTGTCAATGGCAACGAGGAGGGATTCTTCCTCATTGACCCAAGAACATGTGAGATCCACGCCAACGCTAGTCTGGAGAACTTCCCTCATGAGCATGTCGAGCTTACAGTGGTGGTCAGAGATCAGGGAAGTGAAAGCCTCAGTGCCAAGGCTGTTCTGAAGATTACCCTCTATGAGAACATCGAGGGCCACGTGGAGCTGATCGATCCGGGGGCATCCTCCTTCGATTCgtccatgatcatcatcatctctTTGGTGGTCATTTGTGCTGTGCTCCTGGTCATCATGGTGGTGTTTGCTGCCCACTGCAACCGGGAGAAGAAGGACACCAGGCACTCCTACAACTGTCGGGTTGCAGAATCCACCCACCAGCACCACCCCAAGAAGCCCACGCGGCAAATCCACAAAGGCGACATCACCCTGGTTCCCACGGTGAATGGCACCCTCCCAATCAGAGCGCACCACCGCTCACCCTCGGCCACGCCTCCCATGGAGCGAGCCCAGATTGGAAGCCGGCAGAACCAAAACAGCCGGCAGTCCCTAAACAGCCTGGTGACCATCTCATCCAATCACATCCCAGAGAGCTTTGCCCTGGAACTGGCGCACGCTACCCCACCTGTAGAG GGCCAGTACCAGCCCAGACCCAGTTTCCGTGGCAACAAATACTCCCGCAGCTACAG GTATGCATTGCAGGACATGGACAAGTTCAGCCTGAAGGACAGTGGCCGTGGGGACAGTGAGGCGGGGGACAGCGACTGCGAGATGGGGCGGGAATCCCCTGTGGACAGGCTGCTGCTAGGGGAGGGCTTTTCTGACTTAATGCACCTCGAAATGCACCATCGACTGCACCCAG CTATGAGACTGTGCACGGATGAATGTCGCATCTTGGGACACTCTGACCGGTGCTGGATGCCCCCTCTCGCCTCCCCCACTTCCTCTGCCGACTATCGCAACAACATGTACATCCCCGGGGAGGAGTCCTCGCAGCAACCCCAGCTCGAAGACGACCAGTCGTCAGTGGACTCGGAGAACCGTAAAAGCTTCTCCACTTTTGGCAAGGAGTCTGGTGGTGACGAGCTGGGGGCTGGAGGGGGTGGGGAGGTTTGTGCAGCTGGGGGAGGGACTGGCTCCCTCCTCACAGAAATGAACTCTGTGTTCCAGCGACTCCTACCCCCTAACATGGACTCCTACACTGAGTGCACTGAAACGAGCCCACCCTCGTCCTTATCGACCACTGAAAGAGGAAGCTGTCGTAGTGGCAATGCTGCCGGTAACCATAGTAACAGTGCTGTTCCTCAGGACAACCGCAGAGGGTTGTTGCCAGGTGGCAAAGGTCCTGCTTACCCCCCAGGTGTGGCAGCATGGGCTGCCAGTACCCATTACCTAAATCCAGGAAGTGGATCTGTAGGGAGCAACCATGTTTcctccacatcatcatca